The following coding sequences are from one Archocentrus centrarchus isolate MPI-CPG fArcCen1 chromosome 4, fArcCen1, whole genome shotgun sequence window:
- the LOC115778524 gene encoding interferon-induced protein 44-like — MNPRLTKNQQRTICSQLGRFRLQLLYKASIHGFTGAAFHQRCDNRSPTVSVGYNNSGYVFGGYTKQPFSQSGQYVNDDQAFLFTFSGEKLLKYPVTGPGYAVRMVANCGPYFGEDFVLVNGSQAVVYSNPGNYYNFPAAQIHGNNFSLTECEVYQVEETREAELERPWRTVIWDFQKRKELIESIKSYKPTVSSVTQARVLLIGPVGAGKSSFFNSVNSVFRGHVTSQAISGSSTTSLTTQFRTYSVKDGRGGKPLPLILCDTMGLEESKGVGLDIDDMSSILKGHLPDCYQFNPSAPLYPEAHGYHRSPGLKDKIHCVAYVIDACKISIMPKGLEEKLDSIRRKVNLMGIPQLVLFTKVDEACPLVKEDVTNIYKSGYIKDMMQEVSSRLGVPLSCVVPVKNYSEELELDTNCDILLLSAIIQMLRFVDNYFDELSDRMRHMQTKEQI, encoded by the exons ATGAACCCCAGGCTCACCAAAAACCAGCAGAGAACAATCTGCTCTCAGCTGGGAAGATtcagactgcagctgctgtacAAGGCCAGCATCCACGGCTTCACCGGTGCAGCATTTCACCAACGTTGTGACAACCGCTCTCCCACTGTGTCTGTGGGCTACAACAACTCTGGTTATGTGTTTGGAGGCTACACCAAACAACCTTTTAGTCAGTCTGGACAGTACGTGAATGATGATCAGGCTTTTCTTTTCACATTCAGTGGTGAAAAACTCCTCAAATATCCAGTTACTGGTCCTGGATATGCAGTGAGAATGGTAGCTAACTGTGGTCCTTATTTTGGAGAAGACTTCGTTCTTGTCAATGGAAGTCAAGCAGTAGTGTATAGCAATCCAGGAAATTATTACAACTTCCCTGCTGCACAAATTCATGGCAATAACTTCAGCCTCACTGAGTGTGAAGTCTACCAGGTGGAGG AAACTCGAGAGGCTGAACTCGAGAGGCCGTGGAGGACTGTTATCTGGGACTTCCA gaagaggaaggagcTGATTGAGAGCATTAAAAGCTACAAACCCACAGTCAGCTCTGTGACCCAGGCTCGGGTTTTACTCATTGGACCAGTTGGAGCTGGAAAGTCCAGCTTCTTTAACTCTGTCAACTCTGTATTCAGAGGACACGTCACCAGTCAGGCCATATCTGGCTCCTCCACCACCAGCCTCACCACACAG TTTCGCACCTACTCTGTGAAAGATGGACGTGGAGGGAAACCTCTGCCATTAATCTTGTGTGATACCATGGGACTGGAGGAAAGCAAAGGGGTGGGGCTTGACATTGATGACATGAGCAGCATCCTCAAAGGTCACCTGCCAGACTGTTATCAG TTCAACCCTTCAGCTCCTCTGTATCCCGAGGCTCACGGCTATCACAGGTCTCCAGGACTCAAGGACAAGATCCACTGTGTGGCCTATGTCATCGATGCCTGCAAGATCTCCATCATGCCCAAAGGGCTGGAGGAGAAGCTGGACTCTATCCGCAGAAAGGTCAACTTAATGG GTATTCCTCAGCTGGTCCTTTTCACTAAAGTAGATGAAGCCTGTCCACTGGTGAAAGAGGatgtgacaaacatttataagAGTGGCTACATTAAGGACATG ATGCAGGAGGTCAGCTCTCGGCTCGGTGTGCCGCTGTCCTGTGTTGTTCCTGTGAAGAACTACAGCGAGGAGTTAGAGCTGGACACAAATTGTGACATCCTGTTGCTCAGCGCCATCATCCAAATGCTTCGCTTTGTTGATAATTACTTTGATGAGCTCAGTGACCGAATGAGACACATGCAAACCAAAGAACAGATATAA